From Pseudoalteromonas viridis, one genomic window encodes:
- a CDS encoding TonB-dependent receptor plug domain-containing protein, with product MMKSLLLLSITLLSLPLCAHQEALFELTFEELMDVTVELASKTSETAQSVPSSVTSFSQQQITLLGIRNVYELMNFVPGFQSTRGDWVGSVPKEHARGVYLDNGNILVMLNGQRLNDASFGKASVYAPFIPVDVVEKVEFIRGPGSALYGSNAFLGVMNIVTRQSARQVQVGIGLHQSRQASLNYSYSPDAERTFHANISGYKTDGETYTEQRSRDPQSNLFVELGGRWGEFSGSVHFTRSTLDEFINLSSYSENNFHTSRNIGARFNHQTSLSDKLDSDLTLSFIRHEIDSAGLIATAEELGLQNDFFNGPKWQSEDLTLNWDLAYQYHADLTLHWGVEYSLEEQSKAGTYTSHFDPVSGEIILQDQYYLGDIRGLDEFAAFDSLKQDFDSYATYVQLKYALSEKLTVFTGLRFDEFIDIDSKLSPRIATIYQFDPHHAFKLQYGESFRIPVSNELNSNDDITRGNPQLKSENIKTTELVWNMAYARWQLDLVLFENQLDDFIALEPVDMAQSRFTFNNVYATTMQGLEVSASFELSDATWFKFNYTQHFDDPFSASYKRFGSWQLNHQFGHWQVGLNGVWRAQVKVLPTLIPDDPDFRHYEQAPHWLIGGTLTWHLAANKQLRLKAQNLFDKQTHAFDPRVYDGRVPQQGQQLLLQYSQSF from the coding sequence ATGATGAAAAGCCTGCTACTTTTGAGCATCACTTTGCTCAGCCTGCCACTGTGTGCCCATCAGGAAGCGCTGTTCGAACTGACGTTTGAAGAGTTGATGGATGTGACGGTAGAGCTTGCCAGTAAAACCTCAGAGACGGCTCAGTCTGTCCCATCGAGTGTGACATCGTTTTCTCAACAGCAGATTACTTTGCTCGGCATTCGCAATGTCTACGAGTTGATGAACTTTGTACCGGGTTTTCAGTCTACCCGGGGAGACTGGGTTGGCAGTGTACCCAAAGAGCACGCCCGTGGGGTGTATCTGGATAATGGCAACATTCTGGTGATGCTAAACGGACAAAGGCTGAACGATGCGTCATTCGGTAAAGCGTCGGTATATGCGCCTTTTATTCCGGTTGATGTGGTTGAAAAAGTCGAATTTATTCGTGGCCCGGGCTCTGCCTTGTATGGTAGTAACGCTTTTCTTGGCGTTATGAATATTGTCACGCGCCAGTCCGCACGACAGGTACAAGTTGGTATTGGCTTGCATCAGAGTCGTCAGGCGTCCCTTAACTATAGTTATAGCCCAGACGCAGAGCGCACTTTTCATGCAAATATTAGTGGCTACAAAACAGATGGGGAAACCTACACTGAACAGCGCTCCCGCGATCCACAGTCGAACCTGTTTGTGGAGCTGGGTGGCCGGTGGGGTGAATTCAGTGGTTCAGTCCATTTTACCAGGTCCACTTTGGATGAGTTTATTAACTTATCCAGCTACAGTGAGAACAACTTTCATACCAGCCGCAATATTGGGGCAAGGTTCAATCATCAAACAAGCTTATCAGATAAACTGGACAGCGATTTAACATTGAGTTTTATTCGCCATGAGATCGACAGTGCCGGGTTAATAGCCACCGCTGAGGAGCTGGGACTACAGAACGACTTTTTTAACGGACCAAAGTGGCAATCAGAAGATCTTACCCTCAACTGGGATCTGGCTTATCAGTATCATGCAGATCTGACCCTGCACTGGGGCGTCGAATATTCGCTGGAAGAGCAATCGAAAGCTGGGACTTATACATCACACTTTGACCCTGTCAGCGGGGAGATTATTCTGCAAGATCAGTATTATCTTGGCGACATCAGGGGTCTGGATGAATTCGCGGCGTTCGATAGCCTGAAACAAGACTTTGACTCCTATGCGACATATGTGCAGCTAAAATACGCGCTGAGCGAAAAACTGACGGTTTTTACCGGGCTGCGTTTTGATGAATTTATTGATATAGACAGCAAATTATCGCCTCGTATAGCCACTATTTATCAGTTTGATCCTCACCATGCATTTAAGCTGCAATATGGCGAGTCTTTTCGTATTCCGGTCAGCAATGAGCTCAATTCTAATGATGACATCACGCGGGGGAATCCACAGCTCAAATCCGAGAATATTAAAACCACCGAGCTGGTCTGGAACATGGCCTACGCCCGTTGGCAGCTGGACCTGGTGTTGTTTGAAAACCAGCTGGATGATTTCATTGCGCTTGAGCCGGTCGATATGGCGCAAAGTCGCTTTACCTTTAACAACGTTTATGCCACGACCATGCAGGGGCTTGAAGTCAGTGCGTCCTTTGAGCTAAGCGACGCGACCTGGTTTAAGTTTAACTACACTCAGCATTTTGATGACCCATTCAGCGCCAGCTATAAACGCTTTGGCTCATGGCAGCTGAATCACCAGTTTGGTCACTGGCAGGTGGGTCTCAATGGCGTGTGGCGTGCCCAGGTCAAAGTGTTGCCCACACTCATACCGGACGATCCTGACTTTCGCCATTATGAACAAGCACCGCACTGGCTGATCGGAGGCACGCTCACCTGGCATCTTGCAGCAAACAAACAGCTGAGATTAAAGGCACAAAATCTGTTTGATAAGCAAACACATGCCTTCGATCCCAGAGTATATGATGGTCGCGTACCACAACAAGGTCAGCAACTGTTGTTACAGTATTCTCAGTCATTTTAA
- a CDS encoding CBU_0592 family membrane protein codes for MIDIVFDIIGMTGTFLVVGAFFLLQLDKVSPDGIKYNIMNLSGAILLLISLCYNFNLASFVIELFWIAASLIGLYKYFKKRKLATA; via the coding sequence ATGATAGACATAGTGTTTGATATCATTGGTATGACGGGTACTTTCCTGGTGGTTGGTGCGTTCTTTTTACTGCAGCTGGACAAAGTCAGTCCCGACGGTATTAAGTACAATATAATGAACCTCAGTGGTGCCATTTTACTACTTATCAGCCTTTGCTATAACTTTAACCTCGCAAGCTTTGTCATTGAACTGTTCTGGATAGCGGCTTCTCTGATTGGTCTGTACAAATACTTCAAAAAGCGCAAACTTGCGACAGCCTGA
- a CDS encoding DUF1761 domain-containing protein produces MTVFDVDVVAVVIAAISSFALGGIWYSPLLFHKSWLEEAGLTELDIQNADHKLIFSGAMFLSVLAALLMAALLGKSPAIVDGVLLGLAVGVCFVASTLGTSYLFEQRPLKLFLINAGYHTVQFCLIGFVLAILS; encoded by the coding sequence GTGACTGTGTTTGATGTAGATGTGGTCGCCGTTGTCATTGCGGCGATCTCCTCCTTTGCTTTGGGAGGAATATGGTACTCGCCTTTATTGTTCCATAAATCCTGGCTTGAAGAAGCCGGGCTGACGGAGCTGGATATCCAAAACGCCGACCATAAACTGATCTTCTCTGGTGCCATGTTTTTGTCTGTGCTGGCTGCGCTGCTCATGGCTGCGCTATTGGGAAAAAGTCCGGCCATAGTGGATGGTGTACTGCTGGGTCTGGCTGTTGGGGTCTGTTTTGTTGCCAGCACTTTGGGTACCAGTTACTTGTTTGAACAACGGCCGCTCAAATTGTTTCTTATTAATGCGGGCTATCATACCGTGCAATTTTGTTTAATCGGCTTTGTGCTTGCAATATTAAGTTAG
- a CDS encoding response regulator transcription factor, protein MKLLIIEDDVPFATTLSRRMSKLGFDCLCVHDELNIEPQCQAFLPDYVLLDMKLTASSGLQHIALIRQIVPDSKIVLLTGFASIATAVEAIKLGADEYLTKPADTQLIAKTLLGTNTPLDIAADNTMSPERLEWEHIQQTLKSNAGNISETARQLNMHRRTLQRKLQKRPVLK, encoded by the coding sequence ATGAAGTTATTAATTATTGAGGATGATGTGCCATTCGCCACTACGCTGTCGCGTAGAATGAGTAAGCTGGGCTTTGATTGTCTGTGTGTCCATGATGAACTGAACATCGAACCTCAGTGTCAGGCATTTTTGCCGGATTATGTGTTACTGGATATGAAGCTAACGGCCAGCTCTGGGTTGCAGCATATCGCCTTAATCCGCCAGATTGTCCCTGATAGCAAAATAGTGCTGCTGACCGGGTTTGCAAGCATTGCAACGGCTGTGGAGGCAATAAAACTGGGCGCTGATGAATATCTCACTAAGCCTGCGGACACCCAGCTTATAGCCAAAACCTTGCTGGGCACTAACACGCCGTTGGATATTGCTGCTGATAACACCATGTCTCCCGAGCGGCTGGAGTGGGAGCATATCCAGCAAACCCTGAAATCTAATGCAGGCAATATTTCTGAAACCGCCAGACAATTGAACATGCACCGGCGAACCTTGCAAAGAAAACTTCAGAAACGCCCGGTACTTAAATAA
- a CDS encoding ATP-binding protein, giving the protein MLINFSPNSALGQLLLLRSIAIVLQLVLVLISLWFLDKNLPEQPIFTVIALESLFQLASIYAYRKVSDVSPGAMVMQLVADILFLTVLLSFLGGASNAFVSLLLLPCIIAAVTVPPRFVVFISVAALAAYGYLYTVVPMHHHGMHMGQHLLGMLVNFIFMVIVTVTIVTYLASRIQQRELALAKSREKQLQQEQVLALGSAAAQVTHQLATPIAHLSLLLEELNEDFPEHPAVQEMHAPLTQCKTQLDGFRAQTELLKPHAQVSKQAFETLWQQLHELMTLQFPEQTINCQIPAHSFTVSGDPMLIPALFNLFVNAAKANEKCSASRLEVSVTVSEEVAAGGRQTWSLSIRDLGPGIDMDKLALIGKSVVDSSSGLGMALLLSHATIERLEGTLHLSNHKSQGAVSVVTLPVV; this is encoded by the coding sequence ATGTTGATTAACTTCTCTCCCAATTCTGCCCTTGGCCAGTTACTGTTGCTGCGCTCCATCGCCATTGTGCTGCAACTGGTGCTGGTGCTTATTTCCTTGTGGTTTCTGGACAAAAATCTGCCTGAGCAGCCGATCTTTACGGTGATTGCACTGGAGTCCTTGTTCCAGCTGGCGAGCATTTATGCCTATCGCAAAGTCAGCGATGTGTCTCCGGGTGCCATGGTGATGCAGCTGGTGGCAGATATTCTGTTTTTGACTGTGTTATTGTCTTTTCTTGGTGGCGCCAGCAACGCATTTGTCTCTTTACTGCTATTGCCTTGCATCATTGCTGCAGTCACTGTGCCACCAAGGTTTGTGGTGTTTATCTCTGTCGCGGCGCTGGCAGCCTATGGGTATTTGTATACGGTAGTGCCGATGCATCATCATGGTATGCACATGGGTCAGCATTTGCTTGGCATGTTGGTGAACTTTATATTTATGGTGATTGTGACGGTAACGATTGTTACCTATCTGGCAAGCCGTATTCAGCAACGCGAACTGGCGCTGGCCAAGAGCCGTGAAAAGCAGCTGCAACAGGAGCAGGTACTGGCGCTGGGGAGTGCTGCCGCTCAAGTGACTCACCAACTGGCAACTCCCATCGCGCATCTGAGCCTGCTGTTAGAAGAGTTAAATGAGGACTTTCCCGAACACCCCGCCGTGCAGGAGATGCACGCACCGCTTACTCAGTGCAAAACCCAGCTGGATGGTTTCAGGGCGCAAACTGAGTTACTTAAACCCCACGCTCAGGTCAGTAAACAAGCGTTTGAAACGCTCTGGCAGCAACTCCATGAGCTTATGACTTTGCAATTCCCTGAACAAACGATTAACTGTCAGATACCGGCGCATTCATTTACTGTCAGTGGCGATCCTATGCTGATCCCGGCGTTATTCAACCTGTTTGTGAATGCCGCAAAGGCCAATGAAAAGTGCTCGGCATCGCGCCTGGAAGTCAGTGTGACAGTGTCTGAGGAGGTTGCAGCGGGAGGCCGACAAACCTGGTCCTTGTCGATCCGCGACCTGGGGCCTGGTATAGACATGGACAAGCTGGCGCTGATAGGTAAGTCGGTGGTCGACAGTTCGTCTGGCCTGGGCATGGCGCTGTTGCTTTCTCATGCTACAATCGAGCGACTCGAAGGGACCTTACACTTATCTAATCATAAGAGCCAGGGTGCTGTATCTGTGGTGACATTACCGGTTGTATAA
- a CDS encoding mechanosensitive ion channel family protein, with product MIYLDKLIELLNFPLFTYAERTFTLGKLLLVPVLLLVGIWLTRYLVGKLTNRLRAGNTDPNMVHLVQRLCYVLAIAITVITILDVINVPITAFAFLSGAIAIGFGFGAQNIINNFISGWILMWEKPIRIGDFLEVEGTKGIVEKINTRSTRLRRVDGVHMLIPNSKLLENTVTNWTLVDKLMRTSVRVGVAYGSPAKQVAALILQATEEQPEVLNDPKPQVTFEDFGDNALIFEVNFWLNSTVEGGLRQARSKVRFRLDELFAEHDIVVAFPQRDVHIDGQLAIVRQSKRAG from the coding sequence TTGATTTACCTGGATAAACTGATCGAATTATTGAATTTTCCACTATTTACTTATGCAGAGCGCACCTTTACCTTAGGTAAATTATTGCTCGTCCCGGTACTTTTGTTAGTCGGGATTTGGCTGACGCGGTATCTGGTTGGTAAGCTGACCAACCGGCTCAGAGCGGGCAATACCGATCCCAATATGGTGCATCTGGTCCAAAGGCTGTGCTATGTGCTTGCCATCGCCATCACTGTGATCACCATATTAGACGTGATCAATGTGCCCATCACGGCCTTCGCATTTCTGTCTGGCGCAATCGCCATTGGCTTTGGTTTTGGCGCTCAGAATATTATCAACAACTTCATCAGCGGCTGGATTTTGATGTGGGAGAAGCCCATTCGCATTGGTGATTTCCTTGAAGTGGAAGGGACCAAAGGCATAGTAGAGAAAATCAATACGCGCTCAACCCGCCTGCGTCGGGTGGACGGGGTGCATATGTTGATCCCCAACAGTAAACTGCTGGAAAACACAGTGACCAACTGGACGCTGGTCGATAAACTCATGCGCACCTCGGTACGGGTGGGTGTCGCGTATGGCTCGCCTGCCAAACAGGTTGCGGCGTTGATTTTGCAGGCAACCGAGGAGCAGCCAGAGGTTTTAAACGACCCCAAACCCCAGGTCACGTTTGAAGACTTTGGCGACAATGCGCTGATCTTTGAAGTCAATTTTTGGCTCAACTCGACGGTTGAGGGTGGTCTCAGGCAGGCCCGCAGCAAAGTGCGTTTTCGCCTTGATGAGCTATTTGCCGAACATGACATTGTGGTGGCGTTTCCGCAGCGCGATGTCCACATCGACGGACAACTTGCTATTGTCAGGCAATCCAAACGCGCTGGCTGA
- a CDS encoding DUF4440 domain-containing protein, with the protein MQKIKFDTLDTLISLERELLDPAVRESPQLLAQLLDEDFYEISANGLMFNKSHVLARLPREKVPQFYNQDFQGQMLAENLAQITYHAAYRRNAYSNLNYSVRMSIWRHRASGWQLLFHQGTPCPEFKLKYE; encoded by the coding sequence ATGCAAAAAATTAAATTTGATACGCTAGATACACTCATAAGCCTGGAGCGCGAGCTACTGGACCCTGCGGTGCGCGAAAGCCCGCAACTGTTGGCTCAGCTGCTGGATGAGGACTTCTATGAGATTTCCGCTAACGGGCTGATGTTTAATAAGTCCCATGTGCTGGCCAGGTTACCCCGTGAAAAAGTCCCGCAGTTTTATAATCAGGACTTTCAGGGTCAAATGTTGGCCGAAAACTTGGCACAGATCACCTATCATGCCGCTTATCGCCGAAATGCCTATTCTAATTTAAATTATTCAGTCAGAATGTCTATCTGGCGTCACAGAGCGTCGGGCTGGCAGCTGTTGTTTCATCAGGGAACGCCTTGTCCGGAATTTAAGCTCAAGTACGAGTAA
- a CDS encoding ketoacyl-ACP synthase III gives MKYAKITGWGKAIPPASISNDELSNIVDTNDEWISTRTGIKSRRVSHVSTADLATYASKQALACAGLKGTDIDLVLLATCTPSTMVANTASLVQKNIGAIGAAACDTNAACSGFLYALQNATAQIQAGMIKRAVVVAAERMTWYVNWAKRDSAVLFGDGAGAVILEASDEPCGLLGTKTGCDSEDRGILHISNYGTDLSRYEPAGPSDLAFEGREIFKRAVTGMSVACDDVLAQANLSLSDIDVLVPHQANLRIIQAIQKKLDIADDKVMVNIDKYGNTSAATIAIALCEAVEQGLIKPHANIMSAAFGAGLTWAASYIKWGERVTPLAQCEETLPACEQTGMELIASAVKACQQ, from the coding sequence ATGAAGTACGCAAAAATAACCGGATGGGGAAAAGCCATTCCCCCCGCCTCTATCAGTAATGACGAACTAAGTAACATAGTTGATACCAATGACGAGTGGATCAGCACCCGCACCGGCATTAAGTCTCGCCGTGTTAGCCACGTCAGTACCGCAGATCTGGCTACTTATGCCAGTAAACAGGCGCTTGCCTGTGCCGGTCTGAAAGGCACCGACATTGATTTGGTCTTGCTGGCCACCTGTACGCCTTCCACTATGGTTGCTAACACCGCATCTCTGGTACAAAAAAACATCGGTGCCATTGGCGCCGCGGCCTGTGATACGAACGCCGCTTGTTCAGGCTTTTTATACGCGCTGCAAAACGCCACTGCCCAGATCCAGGCGGGTATGATCAAGCGTGCCGTGGTCGTTGCGGCCGAACGTATGACCTGGTACGTCAACTGGGCCAAACGCGACAGCGCGGTGCTTTTTGGTGATGGTGCCGGTGCAGTCATTTTGGAAGCAAGTGACGAGCCTTGTGGCTTGCTTGGTACCAAAACCGGGTGTGACAGTGAAGATCGAGGTATTTTACATATCTCAAATTACGGCACAGATCTGAGTCGTTATGAGCCTGCGGGTCCATCGGATCTTGCATTTGAAGGGCGAGAGATTTTTAAACGCGCCGTCACCGGAATGAGCGTTGCCTGTGATGATGTACTGGCGCAGGCGAATTTATCGCTGTCCGACATCGACGTACTGGTGCCCCACCAGGCAAACCTGCGGATCATTCAGGCAATCCAGAAAAAGCTTGATATTGCAGATGACAAAGTCATGGTCAATATCGACAAGTACGGTAATACCTCAGCCGCCACCATTGCGATCGCCCTGTGCGAAGCCGTCGAGCAAGGGTTAATTAAACCTCACGCTAACATTATGTCTGCTGCGTTTGGTGCCGGTCTGACCTGGGCTGCCAGCTACATCAAATGGGGTGAGCGGGTAACGCCTTTGGCCCAGTGCGAAGAGACGCTGCCAGCGTGTGAACAAACCGGTATGGAATTGATTGCCAGTGCCGTCAAGGCATGCCAACAGTAA
- a CDS encoding aminoacyl-histidine dipeptidase, translated as MFKPHSDIANLAPQIVWQFFDQICAIPHPSKHEEALATFIVDWAKSQNLAVRRDETGNVFIKKPATPGMENRKPVVLQAHIDMVPQKNDDTAHDFTKDPIRPYIDGEWVTAQGTTLGADNGMGMASCLAVLASSDLPHGPLEVLLTVDEEAGMSGAFGLQAGWLEGEILLNTDSEQEGEIYMGCAGGVDASMTLKLERQRIAEGHQLVEVSLKGLKGGHSGVDIHTGRGNANKLLARALKYHLTDVDFNLVTFKGGSLRNAIPREAYATIAVAPAQRALLEQRLSDFQAVLSNELGAIETNLAFAVTDTDNAFDAMSAQAQATLLALLNACPNGVVRMSDDIQGVVETSLNLGVITTEADKVEVLCLIRSLIDSGRTDVEGTLSSLAALAGAEIEFSGAYPGWKPDPDSALVHIFRDMYEGIYGNKPDIMVIHAGLECGLFKEPYPDMDMISFGPTIKFPHSPDEKVHIESVGLYWQQMQALLQNIPERD; from the coding sequence GTGTTTAAACCACATTCCGACATTGCCAATTTGGCACCACAGATCGTATGGCAATTCTTTGACCAAATCTGTGCCATTCCACACCCGTCAAAACACGAAGAAGCGTTAGCCACCTTCATTGTTGACTGGGCAAAGTCTCAAAATCTGGCTGTACGCCGCGATGAAACGGGCAATGTTTTCATCAAGAAGCCCGCCACACCAGGCATGGAAAACCGCAAGCCCGTGGTGCTGCAGGCGCACATTGACATGGTGCCGCAGAAGAACGACGACACAGCTCATGACTTTACCAAAGATCCGATCCGCCCCTATATCGACGGTGAATGGGTGACAGCACAGGGCACCACACTGGGTGCCGACAATGGTATGGGAATGGCGTCTTGCCTTGCTGTGCTGGCGTCCTCGGACCTCCCTCATGGCCCGCTGGAAGTGCTACTCACCGTAGATGAAGAGGCTGGTATGTCTGGCGCATTTGGCCTGCAAGCCGGCTGGCTGGAAGGTGAGATCTTGCTGAATACCGACTCCGAGCAGGAAGGTGAAATCTACATGGGCTGCGCCGGTGGCGTAGATGCCAGCATGACACTCAAATTGGAACGTCAGCGCATTGCCGAGGGTCATCAGCTGGTCGAAGTCAGTTTGAAAGGCCTCAAAGGCGGCCATTCGGGTGTTGATATTCACACCGGTCGCGGTAACGCCAATAAATTACTGGCACGCGCGTTGAAATATCACCTCACAGATGTGGATTTCAATCTGGTGACCTTTAAAGGCGGCTCTCTGCGTAACGCCATTCCGCGTGAAGCTTATGCGACGATTGCCGTTGCGCCTGCACAGCGTGCTCTGCTTGAGCAACGTTTGAGTGATTTCCAGGCCGTGTTGAGCAATGAGCTGGGTGCCATCGAAACCAACCTCGCGTTTGCCGTCACTGATACTGACAATGCATTTGATGCTATGTCGGCACAGGCTCAGGCCACTTTACTGGCTCTGCTTAATGCCTGCCCGAATGGCGTTGTGCGTATGAGTGATGATATTCAGGGTGTGGTTGAGACGTCACTGAATCTGGGTGTGATCACCACTGAAGCCGATAAAGTAGAAGTACTTTGCCTGATCCGCTCATTGATTGATTCGGGTCGGACCGATGTAGAGGGCACGCTGAGTTCACTGGCTGCGCTGGCAGGCGCCGAAATCGAGTTTTCTGGTGCCTACCCTGGCTGGAAACCCGATCCTGACTCAGCTTTGGTGCATATTTTCCGCGATATGTACGAGGGCATTTATGGTAACAAACCAGACATCATGGTGATCCACGCTGGACTGGAATGTGGCCTGTTTAAAGAGCCTTACCCTGACATGGACATGATCTCGTTCGGCCCAACGATCAAGTTCCCGCACTCACCGGATGAGAAAGTGCACATTGAGTCAGTCGGTCTTTACTGGCAACAAATGCAGGCCTTACTGCAAAACATTCCTGAGCGCGATTAA
- a CDS encoding glycoside hydrolase family 3 protein, translating to MKKKTIKMSLSMLAVAVLSACSSQSEPGAAVKGIDIWPTIQSEVSKDPDIERQVAALLSKMTLEQKVAQMIQPEIRDITVEDMRRYGFGSYLNGGGAFPGNNKHASVKDWVDLAEAMYQASVDDSLDGINIPTMWGTDAVHGHNNVIGATLFPHNIGLGAANNPELIEQIAQATAKEVMATGIDWVFAPTVATVRDDRWGRTYEGYSEDPEIVKAYAAAIVHGLQGHADEDFLGNDRVISTVKHFLGDGGTVKGDDQGNNIDAEQALFDIHAQGYVGGLTAGAQSVMASFNSWQGEKIHGHRYLLTDVLKNKMGFDGFVVGDWNGHGQIPGCQNDNCPQAVNAGLDVYMVPTDAWKPLLENTIAQVKAGVIPMARIDDAVSRILRVKFRAGLFDKPSPANRPHANNTQLIGHEAHRDIARQAVRESLVLLKNNQQLLPLVPNQRILIAGDAANNIGKQSGGWTITWQGTNNQNSDFPGGQSIYDGLARQIKQAGGEVELSENGQFDTKPDVAIVVFGEEPYAEGHGDRETLIYQHGNKRDLALLKSLRAQGIPVVSVFISGRPMWVNPELNASDAFVAAWLPGSQGEAVADVLLRNDKGEIQHDFSGRLSFSWPAHPSKPVNHGDKDYAPLLPYGFGLSYGEPSVLNNALPEHVDTALSTSDVYEIFNGKTQQPWQMRLFSGQQNLAVSASSMALDGLSFRTIDKVIQEDAFRVDWQGPTAGVQFVSGNGFREDLARYQASAGVLSMTIKRGNAVADKAFVGMHCESEGDKPGSCRSDVDITAELQGLAAQQWQTLTIDLQCFARQGVAFDQMVMPFELSASGDMSLSFSSISIKPAADTQASISCQE from the coding sequence GTGAAGAAAAAAACAATTAAAATGTCACTGAGTATGTTGGCCGTCGCTGTGCTTAGCGCATGTAGCAGCCAGTCTGAACCTGGAGCAGCGGTAAAAGGGATTGATATCTGGCCCACAATCCAGTCTGAGGTTTCTAAAGATCCCGACATTGAGCGTCAGGTAGCGGCTTTGCTCAGTAAGATGACGTTAGAGCAGAAAGTGGCTCAGATGATCCAGCCCGAAATTCGTGATATCACAGTGGAAGATATGCGCCGTTACGGATTCGGCTCTTACCTTAATGGTGGCGGGGCATTTCCGGGCAATAACAAACATGCCAGCGTTAAAGACTGGGTTGACCTCGCCGAGGCCATGTATCAGGCCTCTGTGGATGACTCGCTGGATGGCATCAACATTCCGACTATGTGGGGCACCGATGCGGTGCATGGTCACAACAATGTGATTGGTGCCACCTTATTTCCTCATAATATCGGGCTGGGGGCTGCGAATAACCCTGAACTGATTGAACAAATTGCCCAGGCAACAGCGAAAGAAGTGATGGCTACGGGCATTGACTGGGTCTTTGCGCCGACGGTTGCCACGGTACGCGATGACCGCTGGGGACGCACTTATGAAGGGTATTCGGAAGACCCCGAAATCGTAAAAGCCTATGCCGCAGCCATAGTACATGGCTTGCAGGGTCATGCTGATGAGGATTTCCTGGGGAATGATCGGGTGATAAGCACCGTGAAACATTTCCTTGGCGATGGCGGCACGGTCAAAGGCGACGATCAGGGCAATAATATCGACGCTGAACAAGCGTTGTTTGATATTCATGCTCAGGGTTATGTGGGTGGTCTGACGGCGGGCGCACAATCCGTGATGGCGTCATTCAACAGCTGGCAGGGTGAGAAAATCCACGGCCATCGCTACCTGCTGACCGACGTGCTGAAAAACAAAATGGGATTCGATGGCTTCGTGGTTGGTGACTGGAATGGCCATGGTCAGATCCCCGGTTGCCAGAATGACAATTGTCCGCAGGCCGTCAATGCTGGTCTGGATGTGTATATGGTCCCGACCGACGCCTGGAAACCTTTGCTGGAAAACACCATCGCTCAGGTCAAAGCGGGAGTTATTCCCATGGCCCGTATCGACGATGCGGTAAGTCGTATTCTGCGGGTAAAATTCCGCGCAGGGTTGTTCGATAAACCCAGCCCGGCAAATCGCCCGCATGCTAATAATACGCAGTTAATTGGCCACGAGGCACATCGCGACATCGCCCGTCAGGCTGTGCGGGAGTCCCTGGTCCTGCTTAAAAATAATCAGCAGTTGTTGCCGTTGGTCCCTAATCAGCGCATTTTGATTGCCGGTGATGCGGCGAACAATATTGGCAAGCAGTCGGGGGGCTGGACTATTACCTGGCAGGGCACCAATAATCAGAACAGCGATTTTCCGGGTGGCCAGTCAATTTACGATGGACTGGCACGCCAGATTAAACAGGCGGGAGGGGAGGTTGAACTAAGCGAAAACGGCCAGTTTGACACCAAACCGGATGTAGCCATTGTGGTGTTTGGTGAGGAGCCCTATGCCGAAGGGCATGGCGACCGCGAAACCCTGATTTATCAGCATGGTAACAAACGCGACCTGGCCTTGTTAAAGTCACTCAGGGCCCAAGGCATTCCTGTGGTGTCGGTGTTTATCAGTGGCAGACCTATGTGGGTTAACCCTGAGCTCAATGCCAGTGATGCCTTTGTGGCAGCCTGGCTACCGGGTTCTCAGGGGGAGGCCGTTGCCGATGTGTTACTGAGAAACGACAAGGGTGAAATACAGCATGACTTTAGCGGTCGCCTGTCATTTTCCTGGCCTGCACATCCCAGCAAACCGGTTAACCACGGTGATAAGGACTATGCGCCTTTACTGCCCTATGGGTTCGGTCTGAGTTATGGCGAGCCCTCTGTGCTGAATAATGCTTTGCCGGAGCACGTTGATACTGCGCTCAGCACCTCAGACGTGTATGAGATATTCAATGGCAAAACACAGCAGCCGTGGCAGATGCGACTGTTCTCGGGTCAGCAGAATCTTGCTGTCAGCGCCAGTAGTATGGCACTGGACGGTCTGAGTTTTCGAACCATAGATAAGGTAATCCAGGAAGACGCTTTCAGAGTCGACTGGCAAGGCCCAACAGCGGGTGTGCAGTTTGTCAGTGGCAATGGCTTCAGAGAGGATTTAGCCCGTTATCAGGCATCTGCGGGCGTGCTCAGTATGACAATAAAGCGCGGCAATGCGGTTGCAGACAAAGCGTTTGTTGGCATGCACTGCGAAAGCGAAGGGGATAAGCCGGGAAGTTGCCGCTCTGATGTCGATATCACGGCTGAACTGCAAGGGTTGGCTGCTCAGCAGTGGCAAACGCTGACGATTGATTTGCAATGTTTTGCCAGACAAGGGGTGGCATTTGATCAAATGGTGATGCCATTTGAACTTTCTGCCTCTGGTGATATGAGCCTGTCTTTCAGTAGTATCAGTATCAAGCCAGCTGCTGATACACAGGCCTCTATCTCTTGTCAGGAGTAA